In one Rhopalosiphum padi isolate XX-2018 chromosome 3, ASM2088224v1, whole genome shotgun sequence genomic region, the following are encoded:
- the LOC132927832 gene encoding uncharacterized protein LOC132927832 encodes MTSSSSYSLSMSNHIIMAPIKKYSSPSPQYADDTDAQPPTTKPWDITPRQLFSPSFFDGECSQINLTQATYCAQNRESKPKPIDENDGPTYQGFNSDNCAQYHQRYTGPRYIEPSSTSHAVDENDGPIRFNKQPSSPPSLFDYMDDTTEIYTQKNVKRKLLN; translated from the exons AtgacatcatcatcatcatattcACTGTCCATGtctaatcatataattatggctccgataaaaaaatattcatcaccGTCCCCTCAATATGCTGATGACACCGATGCGCAGCCGCCAACGACCAAACCATGGGATATAACGCCGCGACAATTATTCTCACCGTCTTTTTTCGATGGTGAATGTTCACAGATAAATCTTACGCAGGCAACATATTGTGCACAAAATCGGGAATCCAAACcgaaa ccTATCGATGAGAACGATGGACCCACATATCAGGGATTTAATTCAGACAATTGTGCACAGTACCATCAACGGTATACAGGACCCCGATATATCGAGCCTTCGTCAACGAGTCATGCAGTTGATGAGAACGACGGTCCAATACGTTTCAACAAACAACCATCATCTCCGCCATCTCTGTTTGACTATATGGACGATACCACAGAAATTTATACTCAGAAAAATGTAAAACGCAaactcttaaattaa